One window of the Hydrotalea sp. genome contains the following:
- the tsaD gene encoding tRNA (adenosine(37)-N6)-threonylcarbamoyltransferase complex transferase subunit TsaD yields MIILGIETSCDETSLALVTDVATDMTTDVAKNKKAGGRILAMQTWSQIAEHRDYGGVVPEIAARAHLEKITPLLSATFRAAGIAPGDIDAVAATTGPGLIGGLIVGAVLGKALGFSLNKPFIAVNHLSAHALSVRLSHADITFPYLMLLVSGGHCQLVAVTQAKNGGQDYILYGETLDDSAGEVFDKGARLLGLAQPGGPSIEQAAKNGDAKKFPLPVPMRGTADCDFSFSGLKTALKTKLQNKIDNRNEYHVADAAASLQQAITSSLREKSARAMARFKNDFPNIAPYHFCLVGGVAANQFIRQNLHQTAKDNGFELIAPPINLCTDNGAMIAWAGIEMLRQGITHDLRARVQPRWPLENLHNATTQQVKTA; encoded by the coding sequence ATGATAATACTCGGCATCGAAACCTCTTGCGATGAAACATCCCTCGCCCTCGTAACAGACGTGGCAACAGATATGACAACCGACGTGGCGAAAAATAAAAAAGCTGGCGGCCGTATCTTGGCGATGCAAACCTGGTCACAAATTGCCGAACACCGCGATTACGGCGGCGTCGTGCCCGAAATTGCGGCCCGCGCCCATTTGGAAAAAATAACGCCATTATTGTCGGCAACATTTCGGGCGGCCGGCATTGCGCCGGGCGACATCGACGCGGTTGCCGCCACCACCGGTCCCGGGCTTATTGGCGGTCTTATCGTTGGTGCGGTGCTGGGCAAGGCCTTGGGTTTTTCATTGAACAAACCCTTCATCGCGGTCAACCATCTGTCTGCGCACGCCCTGTCGGTGCGGTTAAGCCACGCCGATATAACATTCCCCTATTTAATGTTGTTGGTGTCGGGTGGCCATTGTCAATTGGTCGCGGTTACACAGGCAAAAAATGGCGGGCAAGATTATATTCTATACGGCGAAACATTGGATGATTCGGCGGGCGAGGTTTTTGATAAGGGGGCGCGGTTGCTGGGACTGGCGCAACCGGGCGGCCCGAGTATTGAGCAGGCGGCAAAAAATGGCGATGCCAAGAAATTCCCCCTGCCCGTGCCGATGCGCGGCACCGCCGATTGTGATTTTTCATTTTCGGGTTTGAAGACTGCCCTGAAAACCAAATTGCAAAACAAAATCGACAATCGAAATGAATATCATGTGGCCGATGCGGCGGCCAGCCTGCAACAGGCGATAACATCATCGTTGCGGGAAAAATCGGCACGGGCGATGGCGCGGTTTAAGAACGATTTCCCGAATATCGCGCCCTATCATTTTTGCCTGGTCGGCGGGGTGGCGGCCAACCAATTTATTCGCCAAAACTTGCACCAAACCGCCAAGGACAATGGTTTTGAACTTATCGCCCCGCCCATTAATTTATGCACCGACAATGGCGCGATGATCGCCTGGGCCGGTATCGAAATGTTGCGGCAAGGCATCACCCATGATTTGCGGGCGCGGGTGCAACCACGTTGGCCGCTTGAGAATTTACATAACGCCACCACGCAACAGGTAAAAACCGCCTAA